In Bacteroidota bacterium, a genomic segment contains:
- a CDS encoding 2OG-Fe(II) oxygenase: MINPKYFDENVQTELNKQFNSGSPCKFVILENFLEEKYATALYENFPPLEDLNVKRKSMNENKKEEYHLERFNPVFQEMQAAVNDQKTYDMISKITGIPGLSSTDDALGSGVHQGGPGSFVDIHVDINMNPMKNLHRRINLLVYLNKYWKDEYGGGLELWDKEVKHMGACVLPNFNRAVIMETTDESYHGYAKINIPDHESRKSFYCYFYTPISGDFVYRDSRFKTRPDESAAKEMLTEAKETVKIGVKRMLKGLGIKSLDFQDKNKKQ; the protein is encoded by the coding sequence ATGATAAATCCGAAATATTTTGACGAAAACGTGCAAACGGAATTGAACAAACAATTCAACAGTGGCTCACCATGTAAGTTTGTAATACTCGAAAATTTTCTGGAAGAAAAATATGCCACGGCATTGTATGAAAATTTTCCACCACTCGAAGATTTGAATGTTAAACGAAAATCGATGAATGAAAACAAAAAAGAAGAGTATCATCTTGAACGTTTCAACCCGGTGTTCCAAGAAATGCAGGCTGCGGTAAACGATCAAAAAACATATGATATGATTAGCAAGATAACCGGAATACCAGGACTGAGCAGCACCGATGATGCGCTTGGAAGTGGCGTACATCAAGGTGGCCCCGGTAGTTTTGTAGATATACATGTGGATATAAATATGAACCCTATGAAAAATTTACACCGCAGAATAAATCTGCTGGTGTATCTAAACAAATATTGGAAAGATGAATATGGTGGTGGCCTTGAATTATGGGATAAAGAAGTTAAGCACATGGGAGCATGTGTGCTTCCTAATTTTAACAGAGCGGTAATCATGGAAACTACCGATGAATCGTATCATGGATATGCAAAGATTAATATCCCGGATCATGAATCGCGTAAATCTTTCTATTGCTATTTCTACACTCCAATTAGTGGCGATTTTGTTTACCGAGATTCCCGATTTAAAACACGCCCCGATGAATCGGCCGCTAAAGAAATGCTTACCGAAGCCAAGGAAACAGTAAAAATTGGTGTGAAGCGCATGCTGAAAGGATTAGGCATAAAATCGCTCGATTTTCAAGACAAAAATAAAAAGCAGTAA
- a CDS encoding YfhO family protein, which produces MNKNKVIPHLIACSFFLVLSLAYFLPTLQGEQIDGHDNNTWLGGAKEVLDFREKYGTDPLWTNRMFSGMPAYQISMMPKGNMLATVYNALIAVMNYAPLFILLAMLSFYVLMLTLRVDWKLAISGAVGFAFCSFNFIMLQAGHNSQVLAIALMPLLVAGILLAYRGNLLLGAALTSFAATFQVMANHVQITYYLLILIGIMIISQLIFAFKEGKIVDFIKASLVLAIAGAIGVASNASTMLTTYEYGKDSTRGKSELKKEGEKATSGGLDIDYAFAWSYGKSESFVMLVPNALGGPSQQNLGEKSQTYETVKNMAGPDQAAQLVKTAPTYRGDQPTTNGAFYMGAIMIFCFVLGMFLADNKLKWWVLTGTLLAIILSWGKNFMIFNEPFFNLFPLYNKFRSVSFVLVIVSFTVPFMATIGIKEFFNKNIDEQKRKKALLHSFYGVGGMLVLMLLAGFGMSFIGSVDDNFKQYNDLLVALRADRARMFKLDTLRSLLFVSAAFGVLWFALKKKINYQWLVIILPLLVVLDQWPIAKRYLNDTHFKPKTTTENPFIPTEADNQILQDKELGFRVMNTSVSTFNDASTSFFHNSIVGYHGAKLERYQELIENQIAKQNMSVLNMLNAKYFIVQSQGQQGQQGGPPMAQQNPGRCGSAWFVPEYKLVADASEEMKSLDKFDPKQITFIDKRYSEQLNGFKISFDSTASIKLTQYLANHLIYEYSCNSSQLAVFSEIFYDKGWNAYIDGKLVPHFRCNYVLRGMVLPAGNHKIDFKFEPAIYAKASNISMIASSLMLLIFLGGIGWSIFKKESLVTTEAKPSKGK; this is translated from the coding sequence ATGAATAAAAACAAGGTTATTCCGCATCTTATTGCTTGTAGTTTTTTTCTAGTACTAAGCCTGGCATATTTTTTACCAACCTTACAGGGAGAACAAATTGACGGGCATGATAATAACACCTGGCTTGGTGGAGCCAAGGAGGTACTTGACTTTCGCGAAAAGTATGGCACCGACCCGCTTTGGACCAATCGCATGTTTAGCGGTATGCCAGCTTATCAGATTAGCATGATGCCTAAAGGCAACATGCTCGCAACGGTTTATAATGCATTAATTGCAGTTATGAATTATGCTCCATTGTTTATATTACTGGCAATGTTAAGCTTTTATGTGCTCATGCTTACGCTAAGGGTCGATTGGAAACTGGCAATTAGTGGTGCTGTGGGATTCGCCTTCTGTTCTTTTAATTTTATAATGCTTCAGGCCGGACATAATTCGCAGGTATTAGCTATAGCGCTAATGCCACTATTGGTAGCAGGAATTTTATTGGCCTATCGAGGAAACTTATTACTAGGTGCGGCATTAACTTCATTTGCAGCAACCTTTCAGGTAATGGCAAATCACGTTCAGATTACGTATTACTTATTAATACTAATTGGGATAATGATTATATCACAACTGATTTTTGCTTTTAAAGAAGGGAAAATAGTAGATTTTATAAAAGCCAGCCTTGTGCTTGCAATAGCGGGTGCAATTGGTGTTGCTAGCAATGCCAGCACCATGCTCACAACTTATGAGTATGGTAAAGACAGCACACGCGGTAAAAGCGAACTTAAAAAAGAAGGAGAAAAGGCTACTTCGGGTGGTTTGGATATAGATTATGCTTTTGCTTGGAGCTATGGAAAAAGCGAGTCGTTTGTTATGCTGGTGCCCAATGCATTGGGGGGACCTTCGCAACAAAACCTTGGCGAAAAATCGCAAACATATGAAACCGTTAAAAATATGGCAGGACCCGATCAGGCCGCGCAACTTGTGAAAACGGCACCAACCTACCGGGGCGATCAGCCTACTACTAACGGGGCTTTCTACATGGGTGCCATTATGATTTTTTGTTTTGTACTTGGAATGTTTTTGGCAGATAATAAATTAAAATGGTGGGTGCTTACGGGCACCTTGCTTGCTATCATATTATCATGGGGCAAGAATTTTATGATTTTCAATGAGCCATTTTTTAATTTGTTCCCGTTGTATAACAAGTTTCGTTCGGTTTCGTTCGTACTGGTAATTGTTTCCTTTACTGTTCCGTTTATGGCTACTATCGGTATCAAAGAATTTTTTAATAAAAACATTGATGAACAAAAAAGGAAAAAGGCCTTGTTGCATTCGTTTTATGGAGTGGGAGGCATGTTGGTATTAATGCTGCTGGCAGGTTTTGGAATGAGTTTTATAGGTTCGGTAGATGACAACTTTAAACAATACAACGACCTATTAGTGGCCTTACGTGCCGACAGGGCACGTATGTTTAAACTTGATACGCTGCGCAGTCTGCTATTTGTATCTGCTGCGTTTGGTGTTTTATGGTTTGCTTTAAAAAAGAAGATCAATTATCAGTGGCTTGTAATTATTCTTCCGCTGTTAGTTGTATTAGATCAATGGCCTATTGCTAAACGTTATTTAAATGATACCCATTTTAAACCTAAGACTACAACCGAGAACCCATTTATACCAACCGAAGCGGATAACCAAATTTTGCAGGATAAGGAATTAGGATTTAGGGTAATGAATACTTCTGTTAGTACATTTAACGATGCGAGCACCTCTTTTTTTCATAACTCAATAGTTGGGTATCATGGTGCTAAGTTAGAGCGCTATCAGGAGTTGATAGAAAATCAGATTGCCAAACAAAATATGAGCGTGCTCAACATGCTTAATGCCAAATATTTTATAGTACAGTCGCAAGGCCAGCAGGGTCAGCAAGGTGGACCACCAATGGCACAACAAAATCCTGGTCGCTGTGGCAGTGCATGGTTTGTGCCTGAGTATAAGCTAGTAGCCGATGCTAGCGAAGAGATGAAATCGCTTGATAAGTTTGACCCAAAGCAAATTACCTTTATTGATAAGCGATACAGCGAACAGTTGAATGGGTTTAAAATAAGTTTTGATAGCACAGCCTCTATTAAGTTGACACAGTATCTTGCTAATCACCTCATCTATGAATATAGTTGCAACAGCAGTCAGCTTGCAGTGTTTAGCGAGATATTTTATGACAAAGGCTGGAATGCTTATATAGATGGAAAGCTTGTACCGCATTTCAGATGTAACTATGTATTACGTGGAATGGTGTTACCAGCCGGCAATCACAAAATTGATTTTAAGTTTGAACCGGCCATTTATGCTAAGGCAAGTAACATTTCTATGATAGCATCATCACTTATGCTATTAATATTTTTAGGTGGAATAGGGTGGAGTATATTTAAAAAAGAAAGTCTGGTAACCACCGAAGCAAAACCATCAAAGGGTAAATAA
- a CDS encoding SDR family NAD(P)-dependent oxidoreductase, producing the protein MLKLKDKVIWITGASSGIGEALVIYALEQGACVVMSARNHAKLETLKNTHDKLGKAMILPIDISTVTDGSQFVNEVIKHFGKIDILVNNAGIGQKSFVLDTKWEIEKQVLDTNFTGLIRLSNAVAHQMKKSGGGNIAVITSIMGKFGMPMYAAYSASKHALYGYFDAWRGELKQHNIRISIICPGFINTNVSYNSLLADGSFMNKNSPAQEKGMPASKAAEKILKAIVKNERHVFVGGLELLSVPFRNLAPGLFYWLLDRMQKKNV; encoded by the coding sequence ATGCTTAAGTTAAAAGACAAAGTAATCTGGATAACTGGCGCTTCATCGGGTATTGGTGAGGCGCTTGTTATTTATGCACTTGAGCAAGGTGCCTGTGTGGTAATGAGTGCGCGCAACCATGCGAAACTCGAAACCCTTAAAAATACGCATGATAAACTTGGCAAAGCAATGATATTGCCAATAGATATTTCTACTGTAACAGATGGAAGCCAATTTGTAAATGAGGTAATTAAGCATTTTGGAAAAATTGATATCCTTGTAAACAATGCCGGTATTGGTCAAAAAAGTTTTGTGCTCGACACCAAATGGGAAATAGAAAAACAAGTGCTCGACACTAATTTTACAGGACTTATTCGCCTGTCCAATGCAGTGGCACATCAGATGAAAAAAAGCGGAGGTGGTAATATTGCTGTAATCACTAGCATCATGGGTAAATTTGGAATGCCTATGTACGCAGCATACAGTGCCAGCAAACATGCATTGTATGGCTATTTTGATGCGTGGCGGGGCGAGCTTAAACAACACAACATTCGTATTTCTATTATTTGTCCCGGTTTTATAAATACCAATGTCAGCTACAATTCATTGCTTGCCGATGGCAGCTTTATGAATAAAAATAGTCCTGCGCAAGAGAAGGGGATGCCAGCTTCAAAAGCTGCAGAGAAAATCTTGAAAGCTATTGTCAAAAATGAACGTCATGTATTTGTTGGGGGATTAGAACTGCTAAGTGTTCCATTCAGAAATCTGGCTCCCGGATTATTCTACTGGCTTTTGGATAGGATGCAGAAAAAGAATGTTTAA
- a CDS encoding LptE family protein, producing MRFVSSKIVRVLMACTFGVLVSCYSFKAGQIPKDVKTFSVAFFANRAALVNPLLSQQFTEKLKQKFLSESYLSLIKSQGDYSLEGFIVDYNVTPVAIQSSQQAATNRLTITINVKFSNNKDSKLSYENNFSRFADFNANENFASVEQTLTTTIVAQIVDDVFNRCTSNW from the coding sequence ATGAGATTTGTAAGTAGCAAAATAGTACGAGTATTAATGGCATGTACGTTTGGTGTATTGGTTTCTTGCTATTCATTCAAAGCAGGACAAATACCAAAGGATGTCAAAACGTTTTCAGTAGCATTTTTTGCAAACAGGGCTGCTTTGGTCAATCCTTTGCTTAGTCAGCAGTTTACCGAAAAACTAAAACAGAAATTTTTATCAGAAAGCTATTTGAGTTTGATAAAGTCTCAGGGAGATTATTCGCTCGAGGGATTTATTGTTGATTACAACGTTACCCCAGTAGCTATTCAATCTTCGCAACAGGCAGCAACCAACCGTCTTACAATTACTATTAATGTAAAGTTTAGCAACAACAAAGACAGTAAACTGAGCTATGAAAATAATTTTTCACGCTTTGCTGATTTTAATGCAAATGAAAATTTCGCTTCTGTAGAGCAAACACTAACCACTACCATTGTTGCACAAATTGTGGATGATGTGTTTAACCGTTGCACCAGCAATTGGTAG